Proteins co-encoded in one Nitrospinota bacterium genomic window:
- the murD gene encoding UDP-N-acetylmuramoyl-L-alanine--D-glutamate ligase, translated as MDVNGKKVLVVGIGRTGVPAANRLAALGAAVFITDNSTQEKLRDELKKLARGIEVETGGHALVMKEKFDLVVTSPGVPWENPLLAAKRREGAEVISEIELAFRLAPRGWVAITGTNGKTTTTALVGAILKESGVPAVVCGNIGNAVTGEDAVFERDVKVVAEISSFQLEGCVHFRPRVSAILNITPDHLDRHHTMEEYAAMKSRVFMNQSGDDVCVLNFDDPGTMKLKDKVRCRLLGFSTRELLKDGVFVNDGRIVLVEKGESWSIGEAKDLKIAGGANLENALAAAAIAFAAGADVGAISRALFSFTALPHRIELVAERGGVRYINDSKGTNVGSTLKALEGLDGKVFVILGGRDKDQDFGPLAALVRRKGAHAILIGEAAEKIGRALGDYPRADRAATMREAVALGARLAKPGDTVLLSPACASFDMFKNYEDRGDKFREAVKELMKEAAHVR; from the coding sequence GTGGACGTTAACGGCAAAAAGGTTCTTGTGGTCGGCATCGGGCGCACCGGCGTGCCGGCGGCCAACCGGCTGGCGGCGCTTGGGGCGGCGGTGTTCATCACCGACAACAGCACTCAAGAGAAGCTGCGCGATGAGCTTAAAAAACTCGCCCGCGGCATCGAGGTGGAGACTGGCGGCCACGCGCTTGTGATGAAGGAAAAATTCGATCTGGTTGTCACTTCCCCCGGCGTGCCGTGGGAGAACCCCCTTCTTGCCGCCAAGCGCCGCGAAGGGGCCGAGGTGATCAGCGAGATCGAGCTTGCCTTCCGGCTCGCTCCGCGCGGGTGGGTGGCGATCACCGGCACCAACGGCAAAACCACAACGACCGCGCTGGTGGGGGCGATTCTGAAGGAGAGCGGCGTACCGGCCGTGGTTTGCGGCAACATAGGCAACGCCGTGACCGGCGAGGACGCCGTGTTCGAGCGGGACGTGAAGGTGGTGGCCGAGATCAGTTCGTTCCAACTGGAGGGGTGCGTACATTTCCGCCCCCGCGTGTCGGCCATCCTGAACATCACGCCGGATCACCTGGACCGGCACCATACGATGGAAGAATACGCGGCGATGAAAAGCCGCGTTTTTATGAACCAGTCGGGTGACGATGTGTGCGTGCTCAACTTTGACGACCCCGGAACCATGAAGCTGAAGGACAAGGTGCGCTGCCGTCTTCTGGGTTTCTCCACGCGGGAGCTGCTCAAGGACGGCGTATTCGTGAATGACGGACGGATCGTACTTGTGGAAAAGGGGGAATCATGGTCGATAGGAGAGGCGAAGGATCTGAAAATTGCCGGCGGCGCAAATCTGGAAAACGCCCTTGCCGCCGCCGCCATCGCTTTTGCCGCCGGGGCTGACGTTGGGGCGATCTCCCGCGCGTTGTTCAGCTTCACGGCGCTTCCCCACCGGATTGAACTGGTGGCCGAGCGGGGCGGCGTCCGTTACATCAATGATTCCAAAGGAACCAATGTCGGCTCCACCCTCAAGGCGCTTGAAGGATTGGACGGGAAAGTGTTCGTCATACTTGGCGGGCGCGACAAGGATCAGGATTTCGGGCCGCTGGCCGCGCTGGTGCGGCGCAAGGGGGCTCACGCCATTCTCATCGGCGAGGCCGCCGAAAAGATAGGCCGCGCGCTGGGGGATTATCCGCGGGCGGATCGCGCCGCCACGATGCGGGAGGCGGTGGCGCTGGGGGCGCGGCTGGCGAAACCGGGCGATACGGTGCTGCTTTCCCCCGCGTGCGCCAGTTTCGATATGTTTAAAAATTACGAGGATCGCGGCGACAAATTCCGCGAAGCGGTGAAGGAACTGATGAAGGAGGCGGCCCATGTCCGTTAA
- a CDS encoding phospho-N-acetylmuramoyl-pentapeptide-transferase, which yields MLYYWLYPLHERFHSLNVFKYITFRSTYAIITALLLSFLLGPAMIRWLQRRNFGERIRADVPEHHRPKAGTPTMGGILILVSFLAPALLWADVARPAVLAAVTAAILFGAIGIADDTTKMRDGHGMKSKTKLLLQLLACVPVFLLVAGEEGLADTLTKVYIPFLKNVQVDLGWSYWIFAALVVVGASNAVNLTDGLDGLAIGPIIIAFTAYTFFSYVAGHAHFSGYLQIPFIKGMGEITVVCGAVVGASLGFLWYNSYPAQLFMGNTGSVSLGALLGVVAILTKHEIILLLVGGIFVVEALSVIIQVASFKLTRKRVFLMAPIHHHFEKLGWPETKVTIRFWIVSILLALLSLSTLKLR from the coding sequence ATGCTGTACTACTGGCTGTATCCATTGCACGAGCGCTTCCATTCGCTCAACGTGTTCAAGTACATCACGTTTCGCTCCACCTACGCCATCATCACGGCGTTGCTGCTTTCTTTCCTGCTGGGGCCGGCGATGATTCGCTGGCTGCAGCGGAGGAATTTCGGCGAGCGGATACGCGCGGACGTGCCGGAGCACCACCGCCCCAAGGCCGGCACCCCGACGATGGGAGGCATCCTCATACTTGTTTCCTTCCTGGCGCCGGCGCTGTTGTGGGCCGATGTGGCCCGTCCCGCCGTGCTGGCCGCCGTTACCGCCGCCATCCTGTTCGGCGCCATCGGCATCGCCGACGACACCACCAAAATGCGCGACGGCCACGGCATGAAGAGCAAGACGAAACTTCTTCTCCAGTTGCTCGCCTGCGTGCCGGTGTTCCTGCTGGTGGCGGGGGAGGAAGGGCTTGCCGATACGCTCACCAAGGTTTATATTCCGTTCCTCAAGAACGTGCAGGTCGATCTAGGCTGGTCGTACTGGATTTTCGCCGCCCTTGTGGTGGTCGGGGCCAGCAACGCCGTAAACCTCACCGACGGGCTGGACGGGCTGGCCATCGGCCCGATCATCATCGCGTTTACCGCCTACACTTTTTTCAGCTATGTCGCCGGCCATGCGCACTTTAGCGGCTATCTCCAGATACCCTTCATCAAAGGGATGGGGGAGATCACCGTCGTTTGCGGCGCGGTGGTGGGGGCATCGCTCGGTTTCCTTTGGTACAACTCCTATCCGGCGCAGTTGTTTATGGGGAACACCGGCTCGGTGTCCCTCGGCGCGCTGCTCGGCGTGGTGGCAATATTGACCAAGCATGAAATCATCCTCCTGCTGGTCGGGGGGATATTCGTGGTGGAAGCGCTTTCGGTGATCATCCAGGTCGCCTCCTTCAAACTGACCCGCAAACGGGTCTTTTTGATGGCGCCGATCCACCACCACTTTGAAAAACTCGGCTGGCCGGAAACCAAGGTGACGATCCGCTTCTGGATCGTCTCCATCCTTCTGGCGTTGTTGAGCCTTTCCACGTTGAAGCTGAGGTGA
- a CDS encoding UDP-N-acetylmuramoyl-L-alanyl-D-glutamate--2,6-diaminopimelate ligase has product MTISSVWLLNGLSAGLPEVSVSGVEYDSRKVGKGSCFVAVKGFHLDGHAYVQDAIARGASLVVAEEGAALETPAGFPVARVKDTRKELARLAARFHGDPSAKIGVIGVTGTNGKTTTTYLIQNMLNTAGYRASRFGTIEYAFPDCAVPAPNTTPESADLQKMFARAAAYPNPRCVMEVSSHGLALGRLDRTSFKGGVFTNLTQDHLDFHQTMEEYARAKQSLFTGFDLEYAVINLDDPAGERWAAEGVNGTLVTYGGHPKAVIRLLRATTDFGGGHIALATPKGDVSFNIPLPGHHNIQNAMAAFSAGYAEGIELETVVKGIETAPPVPGRFEKVDAGQDFAVIVDYAHTDNALENVLKTARGITKNRLICVFGCGGDRDRTKRPKMGRIAADMADQVVVTSDNPRTEVPHRIIEDIMAGIPAGARGRVTAVTDREEAISHAIGIARAGDMVLIAGKGHEDYQIVGTVKHLFDDRKVAAKYIRSRG; this is encoded by the coding sequence ATGACCATCAGCAGCGTGTGGCTTCTCAACGGCCTTTCGGCCGGGTTGCCGGAAGTATCGGTGAGCGGGGTGGAATATGACAGCCGCAAAGTGGGGAAGGGAAGCTGCTTCGTCGCCGTGAAAGGTTTTCATCTGGACGGCCACGCCTATGTGCAAGACGCCATCGCCCGTGGCGCGTCGCTGGTGGTGGCCGAAGAAGGCGCCGCCCTGGAAACGCCGGCCGGTTTTCCCGTGGCCCGCGTGAAAGACACCCGCAAGGAACTGGCGCGGTTGGCCGCCCGCTTCCACGGCGATCCTTCGGCGAAGATCGGCGTGATCGGCGTCACCGGCACCAATGGCAAAACCACCACCACCTACCTGATCCAGAATATGCTCAATACCGCGGGATACCGCGCCTCCCGTTTCGGCACCATAGAATATGCGTTTCCCGATTGCGCCGTTCCGGCGCCGAACACCACGCCGGAATCGGCCGACTTGCAAAAAATGTTCGCCCGCGCGGCGGCGTATCCCAACCCCCGCTGCGTGATGGAGGTGAGCAGTCACGGGCTGGCGCTGGGGCGGCTTGACCGCACTTCGTTCAAAGGGGGCGTGTTCACCAATCTCACGCAGGATCACCTCGATTTTCACCAGACGATGGAAGAGTACGCCCGCGCCAAGCAATCGCTCTTTACGGGGTTCGATCTGGAATACGCCGTCATAAACCTTGACGACCCGGCCGGCGAACGGTGGGCGGCCGAAGGGGTGAACGGCACGCTGGTGACCTATGGCGGCCATCCCAAGGCGGTGATCCGGCTTCTCCGCGCCACCACCGATTTCGGCGGCGGCCACATCGCGCTCGCCACGCCCAAAGGGGATGTCTCGTTCAACATCCCCCTTCCCGGCCACCACAACATCCAGAACGCGATGGCCGCTTTTTCGGCCGGCTACGCCGAAGGGATTGAGCTGGAGACCGTCGTAAAAGGGATTGAGACCGCGCCGCCCGTGCCGGGCCGTTTTGAGAAAGTGGACGCGGGGCAGGATTTCGCGGTGATCGTCGATTACGCGCACACCGACAACGCGCTGGAGAATGTGTTGAAGACCGCACGCGGTATTACCAAAAACCGCCTCATTTGTGTGTTCGGTTGCGGCGGCGACCGCGACCGGACCAAGCGCCCGAAGATGGGGCGCATCGCGGCGGATATGGCTGACCAGGTGGTGGTTACCTCCGATAACCCACGCACGGAGGTGCCCCACCGAATTATCGAAGACATCATGGCGGGAATCCCCGCCGGGGCGCGGGGGCGCGTTACCGCCGTGACAGATCGCGAAGAAGCGATCAGCCACGCCATTGGCATCGCCCGCGCCGGCGACATGGTGCTCATCGCCGGCAAGGGGCACGAGGATTACCAGATCGTCGGCACGGTCAAGCATTTGTTTGACGACCGGAAAGTGGCCGCCAAATATATAAGGAGCCGGGGCTGA
- a CDS encoding penicillin-binding protein 2, whose amino-acid sequence MRDDIFTAKSIRFKKIRLLIAGALVFVFFAAVVGRLGYVQLYDYGRYTEYSKNMYVSKVTFSPTRGRILDRNLTPLALSVPMKSVFAQPSAVKDKRTAAILLGRDLGISPDYVYQKLDRRGHFAWLKRKVGDDAYEAVKARHIKGVSFVSEDQRFYPQRMLAGRVVGFCGLDNDGLAGLEYLYEKTLSGEQMTLVAHRDATGRIYGYNGEKRPDSNFELVTTIDSNIQYIAEKTVKAAYDKYEAKAALAVVMDVENGEVLAMAEQPDIDLNDPQAHLARHRALSVTQTYEPGSIFKVFVAAAAINDGLTTPDELYDCEKGRYEVYDRVIREANNNKYGVMPLKDVIAKSSNIGMIKLAGKMGPKRMHEYLRKFGFGEKTMIDLPGEVDGLLRDYRRWSGVSLAAISFGQEVMTTPIQIAAALAVIGNGGYGVRPHFMRQMLRDGRVVMEYRPPPRTQVIGSSAARQTLDMMHYTVTDGTGKLAQVPGFEIAGKTGTAQKFDREKGHYSNEKPLSSFIALFPVKKPRYAVLIMVDEPKGTGWGGEVAAPMARNIISGMALYLGLPARGQRRYEVEWGGVRRALAARPEDGSYSLPPVTMPETGAASATRAEAGSVGEKGVL is encoded by the coding sequence ATGAGAGACGACATTTTCACCGCCAAGTCGATCAGGTTTAAAAAGATACGGCTGTTGATCGCGGGGGCGCTCGTCTTTGTGTTTTTCGCGGCGGTGGTTGGACGGCTCGGCTATGTGCAGTTGTACGATTACGGGCGTTACACGGAATACTCGAAGAACATGTATGTCTCGAAGGTTACCTTCTCCCCCACGCGCGGCCGGATTCTGGACCGCAACCTGACGCCGCTGGCGCTCTCAGTGCCGATGAAATCGGTTTTTGCCCAGCCGTCGGCGGTGAAGGACAAGCGTACCGCCGCGATTTTGCTGGGCCGCGATCTGGGGATAAGCCCCGATTACGTCTACCAAAAGCTCGACCGGCGCGGCCACTTCGCCTGGCTCAAGCGCAAGGTGGGCGATGACGCGTACGAGGCGGTGAAGGCGCGCCACATCAAGGGGGTTTCGTTCGTCTCCGAGGATCAGCGTTTTTATCCGCAACGGATGCTCGCCGGCCGGGTGGTCGGTTTCTGCGGGCTGGATAACGACGGGCTGGCGGGCCTTGAATACCTTTATGAAAAAACGCTCTCCGGCGAACAGATGACCCTCGTCGCCCACCGCGACGCCACCGGCAGAATTTACGGCTACAACGGCGAAAAACGCCCCGACAGCAACTTCGAGCTGGTCACCACCATCGACAGCAACATCCAGTACATCGCCGAAAAGACGGTGAAGGCCGCCTACGATAAATACGAGGCCAAGGCGGCGCTCGCCGTGGTGATGGACGTGGAGAACGGCGAAGTGCTGGCGATGGCCGAACAGCCGGATATCGACCTCAACGACCCGCAGGCGCACCTGGCCCGCCACCGCGCGCTCTCCGTCACCCAGACGTACGAGCCGGGATCCATCTTCAAAGTGTTCGTGGCGGCCGCCGCCATCAACGACGGCCTTACCACTCCCGACGAGCTCTACGACTGCGAGAAAGGCCGTTACGAGGTATACGACCGCGTGATCCGCGAAGCCAACAACAACAAGTACGGCGTGATGCCGCTTAAGGACGTCATCGCGAAGTCCAGCAACATCGGCATGATCAAGCTGGCCGGCAAGATGGGGCCGAAACGGATGCATGAATACCTCAGGAAATTCGGCTTCGGCGAAAAAACGATGATAGACCTCCCCGGCGAGGTGGACGGGTTGTTGCGCGATTACCGGCGCTGGTCCGGCGTGTCGCTGGCCGCCATCTCCTTCGGGCAGGAAGTGATGACGACGCCGATCCAGATCGCCGCCGCGCTGGCGGTCATCGGCAACGGCGGCTACGGTGTGCGTCCGCACTTTATGCGGCAGATGCTGAGGGATGGCCGGGTGGTGATGGAATACCGCCCGCCGCCCCGCACGCAGGTGATCGGTTCCTCCGCCGCCCGCCAGACGCTGGACATGATGCACTATACCGTCACGGATGGCACCGGCAAGCTGGCGCAGGTTCCCGGCTTTGAAATCGCCGGCAAGACCGGCACCGCCCAGAAGTTCGACCGCGAAAAAGGACACTACAGCAACGAAAAGCCGCTTTCCTCGTTTATAGCGCTGTTCCCGGTGAAAAAGCCGCGTTATGCCGTCCTCATCATGGTGGACGAGCCGAAGGGAACCGGCTGGGGCGGGGAAGTGGCGGCGCCGATGGCGCGCAACATCATCAGCGGCATGGCGCTGTATCTCGGGCTGCCGGCCCGCGGCCAGCGGCGCTATGAGGTGGAATGGGGCGGGGTGCGCCGCGCCCTCGCCGCGCGCCCGGAGGACGGCAGTTATTCGCTGCCGCCGGTAACGATGCCGGAAACCGGCGCGGCTTCGGCCACCAGGGCGGAAGCCGGTTCCGTTGGGGAAAAAGGGGTTTTATGA
- the rsmH gene encoding 16S rRNA (cytosine(1402)-N(4))-methyltransferase RsmH, with product MNSGSSSDEPGHAPVLRDEVIELIRPKPGGVYVDCTLGGAGHASAILEAAGSGATLIGLDRDPGAIERSGKRLARYGGGVELHNCRFEDLKVPLAGRLADGILIDLGVSSFMLDDAARGFSFQREGPLDMRMNPREGRTAADIVNAAGERELARIFREYGEERLAARIARMIVRRRAEKPFETTLDLAQVAVAAYPKGRQRIHPATRMFQALRIAVNGELEHLEQALLDAVSALKPGGRLAVISFHSLEDRIVKHTFARLARGCICPPKTPVCICGHKADAALLTRRPITAGEAETDKNPRARSAMLRAVQREAA from the coding sequence ATGAACTCGGGATCCTCTAGCGACGAGCCGGGCCATGCACCTGTTCTGCGGGATGAAGTAATTGAATTAATCAGGCCAAAGCCTGGTGGGGTATATGTCGATTGCACGCTCGGTGGGGCCGGGCATGCAAGCGCCATACTGGAAGCGGCGGGAAGCGGGGCCACTCTGATAGGGCTGGACCGCGATCCCGGCGCGATTGAACGCAGCGGTAAAAGGCTTGCACGCTATGGGGGCGGGGTAGAGTTGCATAATTGCCGTTTTGAAGATTTGAAGGTTCCGCTTGCCGGACGCTTGGCCGACGGCATCCTCATCGATCTCGGGGTCTCCTCGTTCATGCTGGACGACGCCGCGCGCGGCTTCAGTTTCCAGCGGGAGGGGCCGCTCGATATGCGGATGAATCCCCGCGAGGGGCGCACCGCCGCCGACATCGTCAACGCCGCCGGCGAGCGCGAGCTTGCCCGCATCTTCCGCGAGTATGGCGAGGAGCGCCTCGCCGCCAGGATCGCGCGGATGATCGTCCGCCGCCGCGCCGAAAAGCCGTTTGAAACCACGCTTGATCTCGCGCAGGTGGCCGTTGCCGCCTATCCCAAAGGAAGGCAGCGGATACACCCCGCCACGCGGATGTTCCAGGCGCTCCGCATCGCCGTGAACGGCGAGTTGGAGCATCTTGAACAGGCGTTGTTGGACGCCGTCTCCGCGCTCAAGCCGGGGGGCCGCCTCGCCGTCATTTCCTTCCACTCCCTTGAAGACCGCATCGTCAAGCACACCTTCGCCCGCCTTGCCAGGGGCTGCATCTGTCCGCCCAAAACCCCGGTCTGCATCTGCGGCCACAAGGCCGATGCGGCGCTGCTCACCCGCCGCCCGATCACCGCGGGCGAAGCGGAAACGGACAAAAACCCGCGCGCCCGCAGCGCCATGCTCCGCGCGGTGCAACGGGAGGCCGCATGA
- a CDS encoding fibronectin type III domain-containing protein encodes MKPVIFPLIFSVFLASCGGGGGGTTSTGPSAKVTITGTLSSVVTAKPSINVSAAGRALSGIAWAGATLQVIDASGAVIGAGTVNADGTYAVSVAPGGNYIIRVQSGNLVLKAFVPDVSANASVNVTPTTTAEVMVLAQVLGVANVGDPGVNAAAAFSSVNVGAVVTQITANPNIASVANTLAANIAAYYDAASGTASIGAADTAVSSAVTAISAAVSTTAVPSAPSPPAGIGVAAGNGQVIITWTAVAGAASYNVYYRTAANVTTANGTKVANAASGGAITGLTNGTAYYFVVTAVNAGGESAVSAEVGATPQVPIPGVPSGIGITAGNAQVVLGWTAIAGAASYNVYYRTAAGVTTANGTKVTTATSSCVITGLTNGTAYYFVVTAVNAGGESAVSGEVNATPQNPPGSWTTKASMVNQRDNAANAVLNGIIYVMGGAPAGVGILDSMEAYDPAANSWTTKAAMPAWSTISITPPWSGSVYGPPAYRYGPAAAAVNGLIYLIGGTSLVNGQGPIYPIAVYNPATNTWSSTVPGTGTTLAPIPTGRWGFDVAVVDGLIYAVGGAVRVPGGITTLDYTTKITGATIVAGPPVSTTITGLTNGKNYSFIVTAVNGTEGAASFEVSATPQASYTAGAIPANLGTAAGNGQVTISWTAVTGAASYNVYYSTKPGVTTSSLTKVTGIGTTSTTVTGLANGTKYYFIVTAVVGGAETVASSEVSTTPQATPAASVPSNVAVTGGDTQVTLTWTAPTGGAASYNVYYGTSVNIYYGTVEAYDPVANTWTAKAAMPTPRWGSTVSVVNGLIYAIGGWGGWPELSLVEIYNPATNTWSTTVPVTAATTAIGTAGAALAPMPTARDDFGFAVVNGVIYAIGGDVNTFDNPARIPCCTTVVEAYDTVTNTWSTKTPAPTIRDDFDASVVDGVIYAIAGSRDGKFTGTATVNPDPALDAAWLAANDGGFSLTTVEAFSLSSIPVPAGVTAATGANQVSLSWNAVAGATSYNIYWSNKAGVSTTANSTKITGVTSPHVHTGLTPGTWYYYVVTAVTASGESLPSNEAAAKP; translated from the coding sequence GTGAAGCCTGTTATTTTTCCGCTTATTTTTTCCGTTTTTCTTGCATCCTGCGGCGGTGGCGGCGGCGGTACAACCTCCACCGGTCCATCGGCAAAGGTAACGATCACCGGCACACTTTCATCTGTTGTGACGGCAAAACCGTCCATTAACGTTTCGGCGGCCGGCCGCGCACTTTCGGGTATTGCTTGGGCGGGCGCCACGTTGCAGGTGATCGACGCCTCCGGCGCGGTGATTGGCGCCGGCACGGTAAATGCCGATGGCACGTATGCCGTTTCGGTCGCGCCGGGCGGCAACTATATCATTCGCGTCCAGAGCGGCAACCTTGTCCTCAAGGCGTTTGTGCCGGACGTATCGGCGAACGCGTCGGTGAACGTAACGCCAACGACCACGGCGGAAGTGATGGTGCTGGCGCAAGTGCTGGGCGTGGCGAATGTCGGCGACCCCGGCGTGAATGCCGCGGCGGCATTCTCCTCGGTCAACGTGGGCGCGGTGGTAACGCAGATAACGGCAAACCCGAACATAGCGTCGGTGGCAAACACGCTGGCGGCGAATATCGCGGCCTATTACGACGCCGCTTCCGGCACGGCCTCCATCGGCGCGGCCGACACGGCGGTTTCGTCCGCGGTGACCGCGATATCGGCGGCCGTTTCCACCACCGCCGTTCCCTCCGCACCCTCTCCGCCCGCGGGGATAGGGGTTGCGGCCGGCAATGGTCAGGTGATCATTACATGGACGGCCGTAGCCGGAGCGGCTTCTTACAACGTCTACTACCGGACGGCCGCCAATGTGACCACCGCCAACGGAACGAAAGTGGCCAACGCCGCTTCCGGCGGCGCGATAACCGGCCTGACGAACGGGACGGCGTATTACTTCGTGGTGACGGCGGTGAACGCCGGCGGCGAGAGCGCGGTATCCGCCGAGGTGGGCGCTACGCCGCAGGTTCCCATTCCCGGCGTGCCGTCGGGAATTGGCATAACAGCGGGCAACGCTCAAGTGGTTTTGGGTTGGACTGCCATAGCCGGAGCGGCTTCTTATAACGTCTACTACCGGACGGCCGCCGGTGTGACCACCGCCAACGGAACGAAAGTGACCACCGCCACCTCCAGTTGCGTGATCACCGGTCTGACGAATGGGACGGCGTATTACTTTGTGGTGACGGCGGTGAACGCCGGCGGCGAGAGCGCGGTATCCGGCGAGGTTAACGCCACGCCACAGAATCCACCCGGCTCTTGGACGACGAAAGCCTCAATGGTGAATCAGCGCGATAACGCGGCCAACGCCGTCTTGAACGGCATCATTTACGTTATGGGGGGCGCTCCGGCCGGCGTCGGCATTCTTGATTCGATGGAGGCTTACGACCCGGCGGCGAATAGCTGGACGACAAAAGCCGCCATGCCGGCGTGGTCGACGATTTCCATCACGCCGCCGTGGTCGGGAAGCGTTTACGGCCCCCCGGCCTACCGGTATGGCCCGGCCGCTGCGGCGGTAAACGGCTTAATTTATCTCATCGGCGGCACCAGTCTGGTCAACGGCCAAGGCCCGATCTATCCTATCGCCGTATACAATCCAGCGACGAATACTTGGTCTTCAACAGTGCCGGGAACCGGTACGACATTGGCACCCATCCCAACCGGGCGTTGGGGATTTGACGTGGCCGTGGTGGACGGCCTGATTTATGCCGTCGGCGGCGCGGTGCGGGTTCCGGGGGGCATAACCACGCTGGACTACACGACAAAGATCACGGGCGCGACAATAGTTGCGGGTCCGCCGGTCAGCACCACAATCACCGGCCTCACCAACGGTAAGAACTATTCCTTCATTGTCACGGCGGTAAACGGCACGGAAGGTGCCGCGTCGTTTGAAGTTTCCGCCACGCCACAGGCTTCTTACACGGCTGGAGCGATACCCGCCAACCTAGGCACCGCGGCGGGGAATGGACAGGTAACTATCAGTTGGACGGCGGTAACGGGCGCGGCCTCTTATAATGTTTATTACAGCACCAAGCCGGGGGTAACGACCTCCAGCCTTACGAAGGTGACAGGGATAGGCACCACCTCGACCACCGTGACCGGCCTTGCCAACGGGACGAAGTATTACTTCATCGTCACGGCAGTAGTTGGTGGTGCCGAGACTGTGGCATCAAGCGAAGTTTCGACCACGCCGCAGGCCACCCCCGCCGCATCCGTGCCATCGAATGTTGCCGTAACGGGGGGGGATACGCAGGTGACCTTAACCTGGACAGCCCCAACGGGGGGCGCGGCATCCTACAACGTCTATTACGGCACCAGCGTTAACATCTACTACGGCACGGTGGAGGCGTATGATCCCGTGGCAAATACTTGGACGGCGAAAGCCGCAATGCCGACCCCGCGCTGGGGATCGACCGTCTCCGTGGTGAACGGCCTCATCTATGCCATAGGCGGATGGGGCGGATGGCCGGAGCTTTCGTTGGTGGAGATTTACAACCCGGCCACAAATACGTGGTCGACAACGGTGCCCGTGACCGCCGCCACCACGGCCATCGGGACGGCCGGTGCGGCGCTGGCCCCCATGCCGACCGCGCGCGACGACTTTGGCTTTGCCGTTGTGAACGGCGTTATTTACGCCATCGGCGGCGACGTTAATACGTTTGACAACCCCGCCCGTATCCCCTGCTGCACGACAGTGGTGGAGGCGTATGATACCGTGACAAACACTTGGTCGACAAAAACCCCTGCGCCAACCATACGCGATGACTTCGACGCTTCCGTAGTGGACGGTGTAATTTACGCCATCGCGGGAAGCCGGGACGGTAAATTCACCGGCACCGCAACGGTCAACCCGGATCCGGCTTTGGATGCGGCGTGGCTTGCCGCTAACGATGGAGGGTTTTCATTAACAACGGTGGAGGCTTTTAGTCTTTCCAGCATCCCCGTTCCGGCGGGTGTAACCGCCGCCACCGGCGCGAATCAGGTATCCCTCAGTTGGAATGCCGTGGCCGGCGCAACGTCGTACAACATTTATTGGTCGAATAAAGCCGGCGTCTCCACCACCGCCAACAGCACGAAGATAACGGGCGTTACCTCTCCGCACGTTCATACCGGCCTCACCCCCGGCACGTGGTATTACTACGTCGTTACCGCGGTAACCGCATCGGGAGAAAGCCTCCCATCCAACGAAGCCGCCGCCAAACCCTAA
- a CDS encoding cytidylate kinase-like family protein, which produces MINQKTKEPAFNVDAYHSWLEDRAKAASALKVSHFITLSREYGCDAFPTAGKLQELINARHPGNKWLVFSNQMIQKLAQDEKLGADLISQVSEKRYSFMNWFIDGLVPDYLQSVQSQVFERMRTLLLNLAEKGNVIIVGAGSQIITGELDPSKFAGTHVRIYASYPWRLKSAMEKFHLGRAEAEDHLKMKQDARNKFVEDFTGKSAADPLLYHMMLNNDKNTPDMMAAAMFHYCESRGFFK; this is translated from the coding sequence ATGATTAACCAGAAAACTAAAGAGCCGGCTTTTAACGTTGACGCATACCATTCATGGCTGGAAGACCGCGCGAAAGCCGCGTCGGCGCTGAAGGTTTCCCACTTCATCACCCTCTCCCGCGAATACGGGTGCGATGCGTTCCCCACCGCCGGGAAGCTGCAGGAACTGATCAACGCCAGACACCCCGGCAACAAGTGGCTGGTCTTCAGCAACCAGATGATCCAAAAACTGGCCCAGGATGAAAAACTCGGCGCCGACCTCATCAGCCAGGTCAGCGAAAAGCGTTACTCCTTCATGAACTGGTTCATCGACGGGCTGGTGCCGGACTACCTTCAATCGGTGCAATCGCAGGTGTTCGAACGGATGCGAACCCTCCTGCTGAACCTCGCGGAAAAGGGAAACGTCATCATCGTCGGCGCCGGCTCACAAATCATCACCGGTGAACTCGACCCCTCCAAGTTCGCCGGCACGCATGTGCGGATATACGCATCCTATCCGTGGCGCCTCAAATCCGCCATGGAGAAGTTCCACCTGGGGCGCGCGGAGGCGGAAGACCATCTCAAGATGAAGCAGGACGCGCGGAACAAGTTCGTGGAGGATTTCACGGGGAAATCCGCCGCCGACCCGCTGCTCTACCACATGATGCTCAACAACGATAAAAACACGCCGGACATGATGGCCGCGGCCATGTTCCACTACTGCGAAAGCAGGGGGTTCTTCAAGTAA